In Centroberyx gerrardi isolate f3 chromosome 11, fCenGer3.hap1.cur.20231027, whole genome shotgun sequence, the following are encoded in one genomic region:
- the unc119a2 gene encoding protein unc-119 homolog B, with protein sequence MSYSCTSRGNSQDPSSAKKPAGNNPGRDTGGSGSSTDNSSSSSSTSSNGTGGSPSKQAAAMKVKKGCNSTEVGVPVTTEEELLANTIITPEDVLGLQKITENYLCGPDENVYNIDFTRFKIRDMETGTVLFEITKPPSLEKAGEKRDIDPNAGRFVRYQFTPAFLRLRQVGATVEFTVGDMPIDNFRMIERHYFREKLLKSFDFEFGFCMPSSKNTCEHIYEFPPLSEEIMREMILHPYETQSDSFYFVDNKLVMHNKADYSYSGGP encoded by the exons aTGAGCTATTCTTGTACCAGCAGAGGCAACAGCCAGGACCCATCAAGCGCTAAGAAGCCCGCCGGTAATAATCCAGGCAGAGACACCGgaggcagcggcagcagcaccgacaacagcagcagcagcagcagcaccagcagtaACGGAACCGGAGGCAGCCCGAGCAAGCAAGCGGCGGCGATGAAAGTGAAGAAGGGCTGCAACTCGACCGAGGTGGGGGTCCCGGTGACCACGGAGGAGGAACTGCTGGCCAACACCATCATCACTCCGGAGGATGTACTGGGCTTGCAGAAGATCACAGAGA aTTATCTGTGCGGACCAGATGAGAACGTGTACAACATCGACTTCACCAGGTTCAAGATCAGAGATATGGAGACCGGGACAGTGCTGTTTGAAATCACCAAGCCCCCGTCTTTAG AGAAAGCAGGGGAGAAGAGGGATATCGACCCAAACGCCGGCCGTTTTGTCCGCTACCAGTTCACCCCCGCTTTCCTCCGACTGCGGCAAGTGGGAGCCAC CGTTGAGTTCACAGTCGGAGACATGCCGATCGACAACTTCAGGATGATCGAGAGGCACTATTTCAGAGAGAAGCTTCTCAAGAGCTTTGACTTTGAGTTTGGCTTCTGCATGCCCAGCAGCAAGAACACCTGTGAACACATCTACGagttcccccctctgtctgaGGAGAtca TGAGAGAGATGATCCTGCACCCGTACGAGACGCAGTCCGACAGCTTCTACTTCGTGGACAATAAGCTGGTGATGCACAACAAGGCGGACTACTCCTACAGCGGGGGACCGTAG
- the slc13a2 gene encoding solute carrier family 13 member 2, translated as MWYHRNYFIIVVTPIVLLLLPFLSPTPEAKCGYAIILMALYWCMECMPLAVTALLPVVLFPMMGIMKAEAVCVEYLKDSNMLFIGGLLVAIAVEHWNLHKRIALRVLLMVGVRPALLMMGFMIVSSFLSMWISNTATTAMMLPIASAVLQQLSATEAQADERELEAAAEDNHAFELETKQTKQEVTGEKPQVIKTQPDDYECKYTCLTQRETEGRKAREQKYELLTKGMSLSVCYSASIGGTATLTGTTPNLILKGQVDKIFPGNGDVINFASWFGFAFPNMVIMLIFSWLWLQFMFLGFNLKKSFGCGVKDDRDKEAYAVMKGEYRKLGRITFAEAAVLTIFSLLVVLWFTREPGFMDGWATVLFNKDGQYVTDGTIAILMSMLFFAIPSQLPRCGGYGYDGEGKMVKSPPALLNWQVVHERMPWNIILLLGGGFALAAGSKESGLSQWLGESLAPLKSIPAFAISLLLCLLVATFTECSSNTATTTLFLPILASMATAIELHPLYVMVPCTIAASLAFMLPVATPPNAIAFAFGKLKVMDMVKAGFMLNIIGILTVNIGINTWGYAMFNMHTFPEWANITHSKP; from the exons ATGTGGTACCACAGAAACTACTTCATCATCGTCGTCACGCCaatcgtcctcctcctcctgccgtTCCTCAGCCCTACAccg gAGGCGAAATGCGGCTATGCTATCATCCTCATGGCCTTGTACTGGTGTATGGAGTGTATGCCGCTGGCTGTGACCGCCCTGCTGCCCGTCGTCCTTTTCCCCATGATGGGCATCATGAAGGCCGAAGCG gtgtgtgtggagtaTCTGAAGGACTCTAACATGCTGTTCATTGGTGGCCTGTTGGTGGCCATCGCAGTGGAGCACTGGAACCTCCATAAACGCATCGCCCTGCGAGTGTTGCTGATGGTCGGTGTGCGTCCCGCCCT GTTAATGATGGGGTTCATGATCGTCTCGTCCTTCCTGTCGATGTGGATCAGCAACACGGCGACCACAGCCATGATGCTGCCCATCGCCTCGGccgtgctgcagcagctgagcgCCACCGAGGCGCAGGCCGACGAGCGCGAGCTGGAGGCTGCAGCCGAGGACAACCACGCCTTCGAGCTCGAGACCAAACAAACTAAACAAGAAGTGACAGGCGAGAAACCGCAAGTCATCAAGACTCAGCCGGACGACTATGAATGTAAGTATACATgtctgacacagagagagacagaggg GAGAAAAGCGAGGGAGCAGAAGTACGAACTGCTGACCAAAGGGAtgagtctgagtgtgtgttacTCCGCCAGCATCGGGGGCACGGCCACCCTCACCGGCACGACCCCCAACCTCATCCTGAAGGGACAAGTGGACAA GATCTTCCCTGGTAACGGTGATGTCATCAACTTTGCCAGCTGGTTTGGCTTTGCTTTTCCCAACATGGTGATCATGCTGATTTTCTCTTGGCTGTGGCTGCAGTTTATGTTCCTGGGCTTCAA CCTTAAGAAGTCATTCGGCTGTGGCGTGAAAGACGACAGAGATAAGGAGGCGTACGCCGTGATGAAGGGGGAATACAGGAAGTTGGGGCGCATAACATTTGCGGAGGCGGCGGTGCTGACCATCTTCAGCCTGCTGGTGGTCCTGTGGTTCACCAGGGAGCCAGGATTTATGGACGGCTGGGCAACAGTGCTCTTCAATAAGGATGGAca GTATGTGACGGACGGGACTATAGCTATCTTAATGTCTATGCTCTTCTTCGCCATCCCCTCCCAGCTGCCCAGGTGTGGAGGCTACGGTTACGATGGAGAGG GTAAGATGGTGAAGTCTCCCCCTGCTCTGCTGAACTGGCAGGTCGTTCATGAGCGAATGCCCTGGAACATCATCCTGCTGCTGGGAGGAGGCTTTGCTCTGGCTGCTGGCAGCAAG GAATCGGGTCTGTCCCAGTGGCTGGGGGAGAGCTTGGCCCCTCTGAAGAGCATCCCCGCCTTCGCCATCTCCTTGCTGCTCTGCCTGCTGGTGGCAACGTTCACCGAGTGCTCCAGCAACACCGCCACCACCACCCTGTTCCTGCCCATCCTGGCTTCAATG GCCACAGCGATTGAGCTCCACCCGCTGTATGTGATGGTGCCCTGCACCATCGCTGCCTCTCTGGCCTTCATGCTGCCTGTGGCTACACCGCCCAACGCCATTGCCTTCGCCTTTGGAAAGCTCAAAGTCATGGACATG GTGAAGGCCGGCTTCATGCTGAACATCATCGGGATTCTGACCGTTAATATCGGCATCAACACCTGGGGATACGCCATGTTCAACATGCACACCTTCCCTGAGTGGGCCAACATTACACACAGCAAACCTTAa